A region of the Longimicrobiaceae bacterium genome:
CTCCGGCAGCATCTCCCACAGGCCCAGGCCGGGCCCCCATCCGGGCGGCAGCCCCAGCAGCTCGCGTGCGGCGGCGTTCACGTGCACGACCCGCCACTCGGCGTCCACCGCCAGGAAGCCGTCGCCGATGGAGCCCAGCAGGCTGGCATAGCGCCTCTCCGACGGCTCGTCCGCCGCGGTGTCGCGGAACTGCACGGCCACGCCGCCGTCGGCCGGCGTGACGGTGAAGGAGATGAGGCGCGGCCCCATGGCGGTGGGCATGCTGCGGGCGTACTCCACGCGCCGGCCCTCCGCCATCGCCGGCTGCATCCGCTCGCGGATCGCCTCGTCCACCCCCGGCACGGCTTCCCACACCAGGCAGCCCAGGGCGCGCTCGCGCGCGACGCCGGAGAGAGACTCCGCCGCCGCGTTCCAGTACGTTAGCCGCCACTGGGGATCGAGCATGCAGAAGCCGTCCGGGAGCGCTTCCAGGCCGGGATGGCGTGGGACCACGGGGTTCATCGCGCGGTACGGCCCTCCGCGGGCGGAGGATTGCGCCGGTCGAGGGGATCGGAGGATGCAGGGCCGCGGCTTCTCATCTCCGGGCGAACTCCGCGCCGGGGCTCCACTGCGGCAGCTCGTCCGCGCTCGCGACGGCCACGGCCGTGCGGAGAAGGATGCGCGCCTGCTGGAGCGCGCCGGAGTAGTCGAAGTCGTCGCGGTACGCGTCCGACGGCTGGTGGTAGTGGTTGGCCACGAAGTCCGCGTGCTGCTGCTCGCCCCAGCCGCGCGGGCGGCCCTCGTAGTCCATGCCGTGGTCCATCGCGAGGGCGGGCACGCCTGCGCGGGCGAGCGGAAAGTGATCCTGCCGAAAGAACATCCCCTGCTCCGGGTGCGCCTCGGGGGCCACGTGCATCCCCTCGTCGGCCGCGGCCTGGCTGACGACGTCGCCGAGATCGGACCGGTCGGCGCCCAGCGGACCTACGTCGTGCGTGCGGCCGAAGAGGTTGGCGCCGTCCACGTTGAGCATCGCCGCCGTGGTCGCGAGCGGGAAGAGCGGGTTGCGGGCGTACCACTCCGAGCCGAGCAGGCCGGACTCCTCCGCCGTCGTGCTCATGAAGAGCATCGGCCTGGCCGGCCGGTCCGGCATGGACGCCGCGGCTTCCGCGATGGCGAGCAGGACGGCGACGCCGCTGGCGTTGTCGTACGCGCCGTGGTAGATGGCCGCCGTCCCGTCCTCATCCACCGTCATGCCCAGGTGGTCGTAGTGCGAGGCCAGGATGACGGGCTCGTTCGCGCGCGCCGGGTCGCTGCCGGGCAGGAGGCCCACGACGTTGGCCGTCTCCACCGGCCGCACGTCGCTCTGGACGCGGGCGTGGACGCGGACGCCCGTGGGGACGGGGGCGAACTCGAACTCTTCGGACCGGCGGAGCAGGTCGTCGAGGTCCAGCCCGGCGGCGGTCAGGACGCGGCGGAGCATGGGGCTGGAGATCCAACCGCGCACGTCCAGCGGCAGCTCGGGCTCGCCCGCCAGGTCGTACTGCACGCCGGTGTTGGAGGTGCGCACCACGTTCCAGCCGTAGCCGGCGGAGTCGTCGGTGTGGATGAGGATCGCCCCTGCGGCCCCGCGGCGGGACGCTTCCTCGTACTTGTACGTCCAGCGGCCGTAGTACGTGAGCGCCTTGCCGCCGAAGAAGCCGGGCGTCGCCTCGGTGCCGGGATCGTTCACGCGCATCAGCAGCACCTTGCCGCGCACGTCCACGCCCTCGTAGTCGTCCCACCCGTACTCCGGCGCGGTGATGCCGTAGCCGACGAACACCAGCTCCGCGTCGGTCTCCACCTGCTCGCGCGGCACGCCGGAGCGCAGCACGTAGTCGTCGCGGTAGATGGGCTCGATGGTCTGCCCGCCCGCAGTGAAGCTCAGCTCGGGATGCGGGTCGAGGCCCACCATGGGCACGGGCTGCACGTACGAGCCGCCCGCCGGCTCCAGGCCGATGCGGCGCATCTGCGCGCGGATGTACTCCTGCGCGGTGCGGCCGCCGCGGGTGCCCGGCGCGCGCCCCTCCATGAGCGGGTGCGACAGGAAGCGCAGGTGCGCGTCAATCGCCTCCGGGCGGATGCGGTCCAGCGCCTGCGCGAGCGCTGCGTCCACGGTGCTGACCCTGGGTTGGCTCATCGGCTTCCGGCGAGTGTGAAGGCGCGGCCGGGAAGCTCGCGGGCTTCCCCGATGGACCGCAGGTATTCGAGTATGGCGAGCAGCGACCCCTCGGCCGCCGGGCGGAGCGCGGGGTGCAGCGCATCTCCGTAGACCGCGTCCAGCAGCTCGCCCGGCCGCGCGGGGCCCGTCTTCGCCAGCGCGGCGCGGACCTGCGCGATGCGGTCCATGCGGTGCGCCC
Encoded here:
- a CDS encoding PAS domain-containing protein, which codes for MNPVVPRHPGLEALPDGFCMLDPQWRLTYWNAAAESLSGVARERALGCLVWEAVPGVDEAIRERMQPAMAEGRRVEYARSMPTAMGPRLISFTVTPADGGVAVQFRDTAADEPSERRYASLLGSIGDGFLAVDAEWRVVHVNAAARELLGLPPGWGPGLGLWEMLPE
- a CDS encoding M28 family peptidase, with product MSQPRVSTVDAALAQALDRIRPEAIDAHLRFLSHPLMEGRAPGTRGGRTAQEYIRAQMRRIGLEPAGGSYVQPVPMVGLDPHPELSFTAGGQTIEPIYRDDYVLRSGVPREQVETDAELVFVGYGITAPEYGWDDYEGVDVRGKVLLMRVNDPGTEATPGFFGGKALTYYGRWTYKYEEASRRGAAGAILIHTDDSAGYGWNVVRTSNTGVQYDLAGEPELPLDVRGWISSPMLRRVLTAAGLDLDDLLRRSEEFEFAPVPTGVRVHARVQSDVRPVETANVVGLLPGSDPARANEPVILASHYDHLGMTVDEDGTAAIYHGAYDNASGVAVLLAIAEAAASMPDRPARPMLFMSTTAEESGLLGSEWYARNPLFPLATTAAMLNVDGANLFGRTHDVGPLGADRSDLGDVVSQAAADEGMHVAPEAHPEQGMFFRQDHFPLARAGVPALAMDHGMDYEGRPRGWGEQQHADFVANHYHQPSDAYRDDFDYSGALQQARILLRTAVAVASADELPQWSPGAEFARR